Proteins encoded within one genomic window of Haloimpatiens massiliensis:
- the ptb gene encoding phosphate butyryltransferase, with protein sequence MITRLEELIQRAKEGSKRTLSVAVAQDKPVLEAVTEAVKLDIVDAILVGDEEKIKQICEEENYSLDNIKIVNEKDIIKAAAKAVEFVSKGQADFIMKGMLGTAPLLKAVLNKEANLRGNTLLSHVMIYGVKTYSKLIFLTDGGMVPYPELKDKIEIINNAVKVANALGIDNPKVAPLCAVEVVNPSMQATLDAAALSQMSKRGQIKGCTIDGPLALDNAISKEAAKHKEIHSSVAGEADILLVPNIEAGNLLGKSLTYFAGAENAGIIVGAKCPVVLVSRADSAKSKLYSIALGALAVK encoded by the coding sequence GTGATTACTAGATTAGAAGAGCTAATTCAAAGGGCCAAAGAAGGTTCAAAAAGAACTTTATCTGTAGCAGTAGCCCAAGATAAGCCAGTATTGGAGGCTGTAACAGAAGCAGTAAAACTAGATATAGTTGATGCTATATTGGTTGGTGATGAAGAAAAAATAAAACAAATTTGTGAAGAAGAAAACTATAGTTTAGACAATATAAAAATAGTAAATGAAAAGGATATCATAAAAGCCGCAGCAAAGGCCGTGGAATTTGTATCAAAGGGACAAGCTGATTTTATAATGAAAGGCATGCTTGGAACAGCTCCACTTTTAAAAGCAGTTTTAAATAAAGAGGCTAATCTTAGAGGCAATACCTTGTTGTCTCATGTGATGATTTATGGAGTAAAGACCTATTCAAAACTTATATTCTTAACAGACGGAGGTATGGTACCATATCCAGAATTAAAGGATAAGATAGAAATTATAAATAATGCAGTAAAGGTTGCTAATGCTCTTGGAATAGATAATCCAAAGGTAGCTCCATTATGTGCAGTGGAAGTTGTGAATCCATCGATGCAGGCAACATTAGATGCTGCAGCATTAAGTCAAATGAGTAAGAGAGGGCAAATTAAGGGATGCACCATAGATGGACCTTTAGCTCTAGATAATGCTATATCTAAAGAGGCAGCAAAGCATAAAGAAATTCATAGTTCTGTAGCAGGAGAGGCAGATATATTATTAGTTCCAAACATAGAAGCAGGTAATTTATTAGGAAAATCATTGACATACTTTGCTGGGGCAGAAAATGCAGGAATAATAGTGGGAGCTAAATGTCCTGTAGTACTTGTATCCAGAGCTGATAGTGCGAAATCTAAATTGTATTCTATAGCGCTGGGAGCTTTGGCTGTAAAATAA